GCGTGCAGCGATAGAACAGACTCATTTCGGATAGATGGAGTCGAAGTTTTCTGAAGCAACAACGATTCACACAAGGACCTTCCCGCGAGTGCTGACGTTCGCGATTTCGGTTTCATTTTCTGGTCTTCGGATTCTGCTCAAGTCATGTCATGACGGTCGAGGAAACTGCTCTTCCCGGTGTCCTGCACATTCAAACAGATGTGTACGAGGACGAACGCGGCGCATTTATGGAAACGTTTCATGCAGAGCGTTATGCCGAGGCGGGAATCGATGCAACGTTCGTTCAGGATAATGTCTCCCGCTCGGAAGAGGGCGTCCTCAGGGGCCTGCATCTGCAGAATCCACATCCACAGGGAAAACTCGTCTACGTGCTGCAGGGCACGGTGTACGACGTCGTCGTAGACGTGCGGCCCTCGTCGAACACCTTTGGGGAGTGGATGGGCACGACGCTCGACGCATGGTCCGGCCAGCTATACGTGCCGGAAGGGTTTGCTCATGGATTCGTCGTCACCGAGGGACCGGCTCTCTTCGCGTACAAGTGTACGGATGTTTATGACCCGAACGCAGAGCTTTCCGTGCTGTGGAACGACCCGGATCTTGACATCGAATGGCCGGTCGATACACCGATCGTGTCGGGGAAGGATGCCGCTGCTCCTCGCCTTCGTGATATT
The DNA window shown above is from Longibacter salinarum and carries:
- the rfbC gene encoding dTDP-4-dehydrorhamnose 3,5-epimerase produces the protein MTVEETALPGVLHIQTDVYEDERGAFMETFHAERYAEAGIDATFVQDNVSRSEEGVLRGLHLQNPHPQGKLVYVLQGTVYDVVVDVRPSSNTFGEWMGTTLDAWSGQLYVPEGFAHGFVVTEGPALFAYKCTDVYDPNAELSVLWNDPDLDIEWPVDTPIVSGKDAAAPRLRDIDPDRLMLAESVQ